In the Mytilus trossulus isolate FHL-02 chromosome 1, PNRI_Mtr1.1.1.hap1, whole genome shotgun sequence genome, one interval contains:
- the LOC134695808 gene encoding uncharacterized protein LOC134695808, with amino-acid sequence MRVMLQLLTLMVVGITAVSAGKTKCVCPGPYHPMTLFDFSDFCIKGTVKAKKQVWVEDAPHGKDPENKRHDNKYSVYVKKVLKGPCEKKTTMQIYSKGCTSYCGMNLKVGQTYLLCGTMIGNEYWINKCGSNKKWTKVTPHQHNAIKYRYRQQSGCMEKCQMNPKKPKHC; translated from the exons ATGAG GGTCATGTTGCAGCTTTTGACACTAATGGTTGTCGGAATTACGGCTGTATCAGCCGGGAAAACCAAGTGTGTCTGTCCAGGGCCATACCATCCAATGACGTTATTTGACTTTTCAGACTTTT GCATCAAAGGAACTGTAAAAGCGAAGAAACAAGTGTGGGTAGAGGATGCACCCCATGGTAAAGATCCGGAAAATAAACGGCATGACAACAAATACAGTGTGTATGTCAAAAAGGTACTGAAG gGACCatgtgaaaagaaaacaacgaTGCAAATCTATTCAAAAGGGTGTACCAGTTATTGTGGAATGAATTTAAAAGTAGGACAAACTTATCTTCTTTGTG GCACCATGATTGGTAATGAATACTGGATCAATAAATGTGGATCTAATAAGAAATGGACAAAAGTGACGCCACACCAACATAATGCCATTAAATACAGATATAGACAACAGTCTGGGTGTATG GAAAAATGTCAGATGAATCCTAAAAAGCCAAAGCATTGTTAA